ttgaagcaaacaaaAGATCTTTTATTGGAAAAAGAAAGGAGACGAGAAATAGGAAAAGCTGCGATAGGAGGGAAATTTGAACTGGTCGATACCAATGGGAAATTAGTTAGATCGGACGATTTCTTAGGACAATGGATCATGATATATTTTGGGTTTACGCATTGTCCAGACATATGTCCAGATGAACTTGAAAAACTAACAGCAGTTGTCGATCGTCTTGGTATGCTTTCAGctctaataaatattaatagttTTAATGCATTCCATATTCTTAATGTTGCATCATGTTTTAGAAAAGGAATACAATACAAAAGTACAACCAATATTTATTTCTGTGGACCCAGATAGGGATACACCAGAAGTTGTAGGGAAATATATCACAGAGTTTTCTGATAAATTTGTTGCTCTTACCGGCTCCAAAGAACAGGTTGCCCAAGTGTGCAAAGCTTATAGAGTGTACTATAGTAGCGGACCCAAGGACAAAGATTCAGATTACATtgttagtaatataatattacatggtAATCTTAGTACAAATATTAatgtttacatttttttatcaGGTCGACCATACAATCATCATGTACTTGGTGGATCCAGAAGGTTTATTCGTGGATTATTATGGTCTGACGCATACCGCGGAACAAATTGCTCAGAGTGTCCATTTAAATACAGTAAAATATAAGAAACTTCAGAAACTTGAATGGTTTCCATCTTTAACGTTAAAAAAGACTTCATAGTTGTAACATACTTGTGTTAGATGCATTTCTATGTGTACACAGAATTTTTAAATTGCATTTTTAACGAATATTATAGTGATATTATAGTGACTTATACATGTGTattaattaattgttattattaataattaatttgcaTGAAATTATACATTCAAAATTACatacaaaattaaataaatgataaaCTACTGGAAGGTAATTGATATGTTTCCATGTGAACCTAGAGCCTTGGAgcatgtacatatacatatgtagtcTGTTTCTACATGTGTCCGTGTATTCCCTTGGGACCTACACGGGACCTAGGAGTAATGGGATCTACTCCTGCACGCTTTTCTTCCTAAGCTGGAGTAATACTTACTCCTCACCACATTTTACTGCGTATCTAATCCGCAGTGGACCCTGCCTTAGCAATGAATCTCGTCAGGCAATCAGAGTAAAGGAAACTTCCATACCAACCCCCGCTAACGGACCAAGCTGTGGCCTGAAGATGTGCACAAGTGAGTCCAattac
This genomic stretch from Megalopta genalis isolate 19385.01 chromosome 5, iyMegGena1_principal, whole genome shotgun sequence harbors:
- the Scox gene encoding synthesis of cytochrome c oxidase isoform X4, which translates into the protein MSNLINRSILLFNRCSNQIFRNCLHDAHTYKQNYLHIRFINTWKNTYQKMDFTSLPKMKKRTFIGYIYYLKQTKDLLLEKERRREIGKAAIGGKFELVDTNGKLVRSDDFLGQWIMIYFGFTHCPDICPDELEKLTAVVDRLEKEYNTKVQPIFISVDPDRDTPEVVGKYITEFSDKFVALTGSKEQVAQVCKAYRVYYSSGPKDKDSDYIVDHTIIMYLVDPEGLFVDYYGLTHTAEQIAQSVHLNTVKYKKLQKLEWFPSLTLKKTS
- the Scox gene encoding synthesis of cytochrome c oxidase isoform X3, with the protein product MSNLINRSILLFNRCSNQIFRNKCLHDAHTYKQNYLHIRFINTWKNTYQKMDFTSLPKMKKRTFIGYIYYLKQTKDLLLEKERRREIGKAAIGGKFELVDTNGKLVRSDDFLGQWIMIYFGFTHCPDICPDELEKLTAVVDRLEKEYNTKVQPIFISVDPDRDTPEVVGKYITEFSDKFVALTGSKEQVAQVCKAYRVYYSSGPKDKDSDYIVDHTIIMYLVDPEGLFVDYYGLTHTAEQIAQSVHLNTVKYKKLQKLEWFPSLTLKKTS
- the Scox gene encoding synthesis of cytochrome c oxidase isoform X1, whose product is MSNLINRSILLFNRCSNQIFRNKCLHDAHTYKQNYLHIRFINTWKNTYQKMDFTSLPKMKKSIFKIKSPITLRSATITSILAGTFIGYIYYLKQTKDLLLEKERRREIGKAAIGGKFELVDTNGKLVRSDDFLGQWIMIYFGFTHCPDICPDELEKLTAVVDRLEKEYNTKVQPIFISVDPDRDTPEVVGKYITEFSDKFVALTGSKEQVAQVCKAYRVYYSSGPKDKDSDYIVDHTIIMYLVDPEGLFVDYYGLTHTAEQIAQSVHLNTVKYKKLQKLEWFPSLTLKKTS
- the Scox gene encoding synthesis of cytochrome c oxidase isoform X5 produces the protein MDFTSLPKMKKSIFKIKSPITLRSATITSILAGTFIGYIYYLKQTKDLLLEKERRREIGKAAIGGKFELVDTNGKLVRSDDFLGQWIMIYFGFTHCPDICPDELEKLTAVVDRLEKEYNTKVQPIFISVDPDRDTPEVVGKYITEFSDKFVALTGSKEQVAQVCKAYRVYYSSGPKDKDSDYIVDHTIIMYLVDPEGLFVDYYGLTHTAEQIAQSVHLNTVKYKKLQKLEWFPSLTLKKTS
- the Scox gene encoding synthesis of cytochrome c oxidase isoform X2: MSNLINRSILLFNRCSNQIFRNCLHDAHTYKQNYLHIRFINTWKNTYQKMDFTSLPKMKKSIFKIKSPITLRSATITSILAGTFIGYIYYLKQTKDLLLEKERRREIGKAAIGGKFELVDTNGKLVRSDDFLGQWIMIYFGFTHCPDICPDELEKLTAVVDRLEKEYNTKVQPIFISVDPDRDTPEVVGKYITEFSDKFVALTGSKEQVAQVCKAYRVYYSSGPKDKDSDYIVDHTIIMYLVDPEGLFVDYYGLTHTAEQIAQSVHLNTVKYKKLQKLEWFPSLTLKKTS